Within the Glycine soja cultivar W05 chromosome 3, ASM419377v2, whole genome shotgun sequence genome, the region TAAAGATTAATTTAAGTCATGTACAGAAGCCTGAGCCCTGGAAAATTGTTACATAAGACCTGAGGGTTGGAAACTACACGACaaaataaacacaattttttaCATAAGACCTTTAGCTTATTTTCAGCCCTCTGGCTAAGATACTCTGTGAGTCTGTGAGTATCTTACTGTTATTGCATTTAGTTTCTACTATttagatgttgttgaagtattgcttATTTGGATTGGATCAAAATTGTGTCATAAGCTTAAATTAGTAGTCCTCGAGTGTTGGTTGGCAGTCCTATTAGGAGTTTTATGGAAAATGAATGCGCCATTCTTTGATGATTATTTTCTGCCTGTAATTTCCCTTTACTATTGTTGTTTCTGAATTCTGACTGcattttggttgttttctttctactttttttctgtcattgtaaattttgacattttatctattattttctactttgtttttatcttttagttttgaGGATGGAGCTGGACATCCAGAAGTTTTTGAATAATGCTGATCAGCAGCATTTTGAGTTTCAACATTTCCCTTCTTCCTACCTCCGACTGGCTGCACACCGTGTTGCTCAACACTACAACATGCAAACAATGGTTCAAGATAATGGCTTAGATGGCCAGGGAAGTAAAATTCTGGTGAGGAAGTTACCAGAAAGCAAGTATCCTGTGGTTCGATTATCTGAAATACCTGCTAAGCAGTTGGAAAATGATAAATCTGAGCTGAAAAAATTTGTTATTAGACCTAGGCCCAATAGAAACAGTTTGAATGATGCCAACGGAGTTGGGACGAAAGGAAATCCTGTAAGAAGTGTGGAAGAAAGGAAGGAGGAATATGACCGGGCGCGGGCACGTATCTTTAGTAGCCCTAGAAGCTCTGAATCAGGCGATACCTCATCCATGGTTCCAATGGACGGGAGAAATTCTTCTACTAGCAAGGATGAGAATGAAACTAGCAAGAACCCCATGGCTGATTCAGAAAGATATATCAGTGTCAGGGATAGTTGTTCGACTCGAGTTGCCATACTCAGAGATAGGGAAAAGGATCGCAGTGATCCAGATTATGACCGTAGTTATGGAAGGTGAGTCATATTACTGTATTCTGTTATTTAACTGAGAGCTTTCCCGCAATTGAATGCCGTAGTTGCAAATGCATGTTTATTTAGTCATTTTTCTGCACTAAACTTGGAAGTTGAGGTGTATTTATATATgacaataaaagattaaaagctgtttgtttgtttgtgagAGACGAAGTAGGGGAGGGATACACAGCAAAGACTGAATAATGACATTTCTGATAATTGGCTGGCACATTTGATGGCACTCTGGATTTAAGAATCTATATAACTTGTGATGTGATgtttaaagatgttttttgtttcttgaaggTTTTAGCTATTTGACAGTTGATGCGATCTGTACTGATTTAGTAACTTTGAGTATACATTTTTCTGAATGAATTACATTATTGGTGCAGGTATGCTAGGAGTATCCCAGCCTCTGCTGTTAACTTGGTGCCATTTAACTTGCAAAAAGCTCAACCTTCATTTGCTCAATACGATGCTACATTTAACCAGTTGGGTCAGATGTCACAAACTCAAGCCTCACTTGGCTATGCACCTCCTTCAACCCCGATAATGAGTCCTTTTGGCACCCCAGGATTGAATCAGACATCTAGTGAGGGTGCTTACCTACAGTGGCCTAGTGCTGCAATGATGTATGCTCATTCATATGACCAATTTAGACATGGTGTTTTCCAGGTAAATTACATTTAGTTTACCTAATTTTATTATCCTGCAGAATTCGATGAGTGATATCTGTATTAGCTTAAAAAATACCAGGACATGTTAGCAATAAAtctattaatttcattaattaatgatgTAGGTTTCATTGTTTAATGCTCTGAACTgcttaaaatgatttttgggAATGACTGTTTGTGTGGTCTGTTAATGTATCTCATCCAATTTACGCGTTTGGTGGCGGCAGCTTGCTTTTGCCAACTTGCAATTTCTTGTAGCACAATGCATATAGATTTGGACTGTTAGGCCATTTTTATTCTCCAATATGTACTTAATTTGTGTTGGGAGGTAGATCTGTATATCTGTACAAACACGgtcatattatttcattttattgtatttttttaatgacaaaTCTTAGTTTTGTGTTGGGAGGTAGATCTGTATATCTGTACAAACACGGACATGTTAGTTGGGGGGATTCAAATTCGCAACCTCTCCCCCCTCCCTTCACCCTTAGACCAACCTTGTATCTCCAATTCTTGTTGCTTTAAAATGTTGAGATTTTCCTGACATGTGATATTATGATACATGATTGTTGGGGTAGGTAAATGAATTTGCTAGACTATGCGTTGTTTGAGTTCTACTCTCTTAGAAGgattaaagattttatttttattttttcacctaTATCTGATTTTACTTGTTCCAACACTATGCATCTTATATACTTTTTGCTGTTTTTTGCAGGCTCCATTTGGTCAACAGCCGTTGAGCTTTGACTATTCACAGAACTATTAGATGACATTTAGGGGGAGAATATTCAATTTGGATGCAAAAAGTTATGTTAGCTTTTTTAGAATTTCATGTTAAGTTCATTTGTCAGTTCTGTCATAGACCCTTATTGTAGGGATATGGCTTTGGTTTTCAGTTTTGATGGTTATAGTAAATCGTTGGGTACTTTTAATGTGACAGTTTATAAAATAGTGAATTGTAGTGTATCACTGGATTTGCAATATATGATAAGGTTTCTGTGGTTGCTTTATTAGTACCTTgtttaattttggattttaaCGACTTACTTATTATCTTCAACCAATTCGtattattcattatttaataaacaaaatagtataaaataaaaaattatccttgcAACTTAAAATATGTTGTTCTCTAACCACAAGTTTATTTGCTAATTTTGATGAGCACGCCTACCCTGTAAGGTTGATCTGCATCCCACTCTATAAGGATAAGGACGCCAGCTGGATGGAggcctttaaaaaataattgggcagataattttatttatttgatcgaGCAAGAGTCATGGAAgcgattaaatttttttatccaatccaaaaaaattatttgattcagTATAATATCTTTTTGTCAAAAACCCTGATTAGTCGTATACAGTAAGAAATCATATACCTTTAATGCAAGCTTGtggtgaaattttttaaataaaaaaatagaatattctATATAATATGGAAGTAAATATATATACCTTTAATGCAAGCTTGTGgtgaaattttttaagtttgtgGTATAAGAGTAAGTTGAGATAGATTTTCTTAAGCTAGAATATCAAtgacttctttttcttctaaaaatcaaagatttttttttccaaacattaaaatcaaaattcatttaTCTTATAAGGATTGGAAACAAATTtaagtctaaaatataatttatcttatttttaacgTAAATAATGTAACAAGAAAATCTTGAATTtgcctaattaaaaatcttaaacataaataaaagaaactttttttgaagtgaaatataaaagaatcttaaagtaaataaaatattataaaactaattaaaatcaatccaaaattaaaacaaaatcatattatttctATCAATAACTAcagtaataaattaaactaggtgttaaattaattaaaaacaaaataaaatcctaAGATGAAAAGAAACGCTGAGCggcataagattttttttaaaattgtgataatttttttaacttttgaagAAAAGCTTCAAAGCAACTtcttttgaagttttttttttttttaaaaaaaattaacccacttatatatttttcaatcatttcatttaaaaaacccAAACATAAGAGTTCCAAGTTTTAAAGAAAGTCAccataaaaaaagttttaaagaaagtctttatattaataaaattaaggtCTTGTTAATCAATGTTCTTAAGACATTAgttgaagaattttttaaaaaaatttatgatgaaaatcatagaaaaaaaaaaaaaaagatcatgaacaataaattttttttctcccactaaaatatttttactttaaggTTCATTAGAAAACCTTTTTATTTCCATGTAATATATCTAACCAAAGGTGTCAATTGATACGAATAGGTTATACAAAAACCAATCAAGAATGCCACAATTCACATTTTTATTTCTCAGTTAAATTATTCCGAGttcccaagaaaaaaaaatttacccttCTCATTTAATGTATACCAATTAATAATAGTGTATGCCATTTCTGAAATCTGTTAGGTTCCTATaccaaaatataacaaattaagcTGCAATGATAATAGTCTTTCACGTGTAACTTAATCTTATAAGAATAGCAGgattaaattcaaaaaattaatttttaagtatttatacaaaaatatcaaaattaattcttaacACCTTTGACGCTATTAGTATGCTTTATAAATCATTCAGCTAAAAAAAAGTATGCTGTATAAATAATATACGTCATTTTTTTCCCAATAAGGTTGCCTGAAGTATATTTTCCATTTGAGCAAAGGATACAGAGGATGATCCGAATTTTATTCCATTTGTTTCCGCGCCATTGTGCCCAAATCTGAGGTACTGTGATCCATTGGTTAAATAACAAACAATGGCAAGATTTGGTTGGCCCACTTACACGTAAATTGTGCTCTTTGAATATCAAACTCGTATTGGGCCGCacaaaaaactatatattttgAACGGGGTTTGTTATTTAAACCTCACTTTTGCTTTTCACACTGCCTGcctttttcttttaacaaaGATATCCTTcactgaaaaatataaataacatacaCTTCAACATTTTTCAACACtttatcattaataaatttatgtaaattATGCAAAGTTATATCTGTTCAATGTTTCTTTTAGGATTTAATAGGAGTTGtgttaattttatatgataataaaaatgtttcataagtattttagaatatattactaatatttgtccttgcatcaatcaTCCATCCAGTATGAGAAGCAAAGACATGAAAGAGGATTTTTGTTTCTGCTGTACATATGATCCACCTTTTGCAATTGAAAATAATGTTATAGGCTATAATATGAAAGTTGGAGAAGAAGAACCACTGGGATTAGATATAGTAAAATGAGTTAGTATTTCACAAAGTGGTAAATCGAAGTTTGAATTTTTACCAACagaaatatcatatttaatatcAGTGTTTTAAAATTGCCTTTAAAAGAAGATCCATATAGGTATAAGAATTGAAGGATAACTGATATtaagtttaataaataaaagaacagACACTTTCCCCTAGATTCAGTCTTTCAGTCTTTCCTTGACGGTATACGTTTCTCATCGTCATCATGTCATGGCAAAGAGGATAGATCTGTCTTTCCCTTTGAGGCTAGTATCTTacttaagaaggaaaatatcaTGATTTATCATATgaacaattttgtatatataaagaATGTACTTTACATTGAGTCTTGTCATAGCAATAGTCATTAAAGATTTGACGGGTACCTAGTGCACCATGGAGACAATTGATTTGTCGCAAGTGGACAAATGTCGATATGGGTTTCGACAAATGCTCAGCGCACAAAGTTAGTGACTTAGTGATATATGTACGATCTCAAGTTACCTGTAGGAACGAAACTTTGAATAAAGAGTTAAACTTTCCTCTTTCGAGAGGAAAAAAATCGATTACGTTGCACAATGtcaaataaatgatattttcttCAAGAAATTTACTTTCACAATCCATGAAATGATATCCTAGTGTTGCTGTCGTAGCTGCTAAGAAAAGAAGAGACAATGACGTGACCATTAAGAAAACAAGAGATAACAACATACCATTGTTATGATAAAAGCATATATTAACCAGTTAAGTATGtcatattgtattttctatttgacttaacttcttttttttatctttaacttttttttagcaTAAAAGTCTTCTTCAATTAATTTTGGTGAAAACTCTTTCTATTCTTCTGCTTTCTCTTGAAAAAAACCTAGGTCAATTGTTTGCATAACTTGCGAGGCAAAAACGACCATTAATAAGTTAGTGCCTTCAAGAAAAGTCTATTTCCAACCCGGAGCAGGACAACACAATGTTTTGGAcagctgacaaaaaaaaatatataatatttgtttgaataaacttctttataagcacttaaaaaaataagaaaaaaataaaataagcttcGCTACAAGTGCTTATAGAAAAAATCATCTAAACAAATTCATTTATAGCACTCGGATTAGTTTCCTATATATTGCATAATAACACGTTTTCTCCATGATAGATATTGGGCGATGCAAGTCTGGTTCAATTGTAAATGACACAAATCCCTACAAGTTGCTTAACAAAATGAGAAAAACCGAAAAGTAGTTAGCGATGACAACAAtatttctcatgtggaagatagaAAGAAATTCGCAAGGTTGCCACTTCGGATGGCTAAAAAGACTCCAAAGTTGGGAAAATATTCATGCTAGTTGCTGCATTGTAAAGCATTACAGCTCTTGTTCTTCATAATGAATGTGTGCAGGGTAATTTGTTCATCAAAACTAATATATAGACCATCAACAACAAAAGGAATGAAAATTCAAGCGAGCCATGAAAGGAAGGACTACAATTTGTTTATAAGCTTTTGCAAAAATAGTTTTGTCATGCTGAAGCTAAATCCATGTTTCTTTCaaaacataagtacattcacGAAAAATACATGACTAACACATGAAACTCTGGAAACTGGAGAAGCAAAACAGATTAAGATTGAAATCAAGGAGTTTCACTTACAATGAGCATGTTATTTGAGTAACTTTAAAGAGATGCTGACTCTACCTAATTATGGAGTTAAGTTGCCATTTTAATTTGACTTTGAACTACTGCAATTAAGATAAGAAAGAGTTCCAGGTAcacaaaaagaaataagttaTTCATAGAGACTGAGGAAACTTCCAGCATGAAGATGATTATCTTAAAATGCATTAGACAGATGACTGTTTGTCAAAATTTTCAGACTATAATATTGTCCATACGACCATAAAATAGATGGTGAACATTACATTTAAGTAAAACCAATCTTAACCTTCAACGTATGGCTATTTCTCTTACACTCTCAATTGATACGGCCACTAttgatatgtatatataattttgaagtgCAAGATGTTCATCATTTTGTCTCATATAATAGCATATCATATTGGGTAATGCATTCCAACAGAGTCTAAGTATCTTTACATCAATACCCACCAATCATTTGTACTTTTACCATGCTATTCAAAACTAGAAAAAGAATGCCAATGTGAACAGTTAGATCATTATCCTTTATGCCTCCAAAACATAGCATAGCTCAGATACAGGTCATGAGCAAATTGatcatcaaataataagatTCCCAAGGAGTCACAGTACATGTTATAATCTGAAAATTCTAGTCAAAGAAGAAATACACAATTAAGTAAACAtgaactttttgttttttaagcagGGTAAACCTAGAAATTATAGAAACTAGTTTACTTGAGTTGATCTAGCATATAGACCCCACACCGGAGTAAGATTAGAATTTCGAACGATTGCCTCACATCAGGCATTAAAGTCTCCTATAGAATCAAACAATGTACAACTCACCTCTACACGACAAAAAACTCGACAACAAGGAGACAAGTCTTTCGCAATAGAGGTTCCCAGATTTAGGCGAAGAATTCACAACCAACCATGCCAATCAGATACGCCTCCATTAGTTTCTACCAACTGTAACCCACGTTTATTACCACCTGCAGACACAAGTACCAAATTGGTGGCTTTAGCCACTCCTTCCATGAATACCGACACAAAACCTCCCAATCAGTGACCCCCCAAGATTCCATCCAGCCATGACCAATCCCCAGACAACAAGAGGAAGCCCCAGCACCATGAAACCGCCAATTCCCACCCGGAATTACAGACAATTACAATACTATTGTAGCCCAAAAGTGACATCATGGTGAATGTCAGTCACCAGAAGCCCAcagagaagtttatccaaacagacAGTTACAACCACAGGGtagttaattaactaattacaCCAACCAGAACTTTATCCATCATGACTTCTGTAGCTTTTGAATCTGCAGACTTAAAACTCTAGACTCCAATACCACCAATTAGCAACATATACCAATAACCCTAAACAACACAAAATTACCAACTAAGACCCTGACCAAACATGAACTTCACATTCACAAGACAGCAAGGAGACAGT harbors:
- the LOC114406602 gene encoding R3H domain-containing protein 2-like encodes the protein MDSLCLSNDSVVSGFKDKESMVDPFLVEALQNPRHRLTILRMELDIQKFLNNADQQHFEFQHFPSSYLRLAAHRVAQHYNMQTMVQDNGLDGQGSKILVRKLPESKYPVVRLSEIPAKQLENDKSELKKFVIRPRPNRNSLNDANGVGTKGNPVRSVEERKEEYDRARARIFSSPRSSESGDTSSMVPMDGRNSSTSKDENETSKNPMADSERYISVRDSCSTRVAILRDREKDRSDPDYDRSYGRYARSIPASAVNLVPFNLQKAQPSFAQYDATFNQLGQMSQTQASLGYAPPSTPIMSPFGTPGLNQTSSEGAYLQWPSAAMMYAHSYDQFRHGVFQAPFGQQPLSFDYSQNY